One part of the Alosa alosa isolate M-15738 ecotype Scorff River chromosome 4, AALO_Geno_1.1, whole genome shotgun sequence genome encodes these proteins:
- the fance gene encoding Fanconi anemia group E protein isoform X2, whose amino-acid sequence MEAKELLQRFDTRSRLLLGALLLGSAGVSKALKVFNRQRISDTDFPLRNLLERLCQGEPCLDRESQALTSKPLVCLFPVSFKWSLLCFLHLVHTILPKHCILSLIDCLSQEGNADPWTAALVGQLHRDILEGGSREILTPQCKKSVRELCDQFKGTGRSGGWSSYFAKTEICQTDTVPPSQLQKRKSGELDVDSSHEGQQRKRMKMELPNSGGGGVGLLEEAAGETEVSPADESPQDQTPADDAVASLLPPHDSSSVILPEHIKAAVSVIKELLETEMEWDQSTVATLGVLNECDPGQVDMLWGLLQLAEVPEQPLAQFCSCLLALSPDLSHSVAAALIRNLLLNKIVCLSEPASRLLSSAVSSVCTRYPRPMCQEVIKPVLEGDQTGTVQVELICRLIEDSLEPQYRLLVFGMTLSGSWNESILSVIHCLLETRLELTEECFTRFTNQLSSQSPSFVKSMKFAKMLLTVLTKYQSHVKGGCRHTLSCCLDANGTFLKKSLQAALKRISH is encoded by the exons ATGGAAGCAAAAGAGTTATTGCAACGTTTCGATACTCGCTCGCGCTTGTTGCTGGGAGCTCTCCTCTTGGGTTCAGCTGGAGTTTCTAAAGCGTTGAAAGTGTTCAATCGTCAACGCATTTCGGATACTGATTTTCCGCTGCGTAATCTACTGGAAAGGCTGTGCCAAGGAGAACCCTGTTTAGATAGGGAGAGCCAAGCACTGACATC AAAACCTTTGGTGTGCTTGTTTCCTGTGTCATTCAAATGGAGCCTCTTGTGCTTTCTACACCTCGTACATACCATCCTACCAAAACACTGCATCCTAAGTTTGATAGACTGTTTGAGCCAAGAGGGAAATGCAGATCCATGGACTGCTGCCCTGGTTGGCCAGCTGCACCGAGACATACTAGAGGGAGGTAGCAGGGAGATTCTGACTCCACAGTGcaaaaagagtgtgagagaactTTGTGACCAATTCAAGGGCACTGGTCGAAGTGGCGGATGGTCCTCTTACTTCGCCAAAACGGAGATTTGCCAAACGGACACGGTCCCCCCAAGTCAGCTACAGAAAAGGAAAAGTGGGGAATTGGATGTGGACTCTAGCCACGAGGGAcaacagaggaagaggatgaagaTGGAACTGCCCaactctggtggtggtggtgtaggcctactggagGAGGCTGCTGGAGAGACGGAGGTGTCACCAGCAGATGAGTCTCCTCAGGACCAAACTCCTGCTGATGATGCAGTAGCATCGCTGTTGCCTCCACATGACTCCAGCTCTGTTATTTTACCAGAACACATAAAG GCTGCAGTTTCAGTAATTAAGGAACTTCTAGAGACTGAAATGGAG TGGGATCAAAGCACTGTGGCCACCCTTGGAGTGCTGAATGAATGTGACCCTGGTCAA GTGGACATGCTATGggggctgctgcagctggccgAGGTGCCAGAGCAGCCCTTAGCCCAGTTCTGCTCCTGCCTGCTGGCCCTGTCTCCAGACCTCAGCCACAGCGTGGCCGCCGCCCTCATCAGGAACCTGCTGCTCAACAAG attgtctgtctgtcagagcCAGCCTCCCGGTTGTTGTCGTCGGCCGTGTCATCAGTGTGCACCCGCTACCCCAGGCCCATGTGCCAGGAGGTCATCAAACCTGTTCTGGAGGGAGACCAGACAG GAACTGTTCAAGTTGAACTAATCTGCAGACTTATAGAGGATTCCCTGGAGCCCCAGTATAGACTGCTGGTCTTTGG AATGACTCTCTCTGGATCCTGGAATGAGAGTATACTCTCTGTCATCCACTGTCTTCTGGAGACAAGG TTGGAATTGACAGAGGAATGTTTCACACGGTTCACGAACCAGCTCAGCAGTCAGTCGCCAAGTTTTGTCAAGTCCATGAAGTTTGCCAAGATGCTGCTCACAGTGCTGACCAAATACCAGAGCCAT GTTAAAGGTGGCTGCAGACACACTCTATCCTGCTGCCTAGATGCTAATGGAACATTTCTGAAGAAATCCCTTCAGGCAGCACTCAAACGGATTTCCCACTAA
- the rad21l1 gene encoding double-strand-break repair protein rad21-like protein 1 yields MQFYTQLFTSNRGTLARIWLACHWEKKITKAHVFECNLETTIQDIICPQIKIGLRTSGHLLLGVVRIYSRKAKYLLADCSEAVVNIKVAFRPGQLDLPEDGREARLRSITLPEDFTDFDSELPDPKMFEDIVDISLNQSRIEEITLREDFGGFPLMMDNFSSRSLGERESEFEGFGDEGMENTLLDFMIEASKDGFTDIFDSYHEVPMTPPPTAIDAGSNDLEVQVEPCSPHAPTVVSVGTMNETVLVENEAEFFALEPVPMTPTLEKKKGKKKRRLMVDARKELTNEEMRHMLQESDDLTAALDLAPPTRQLMEWKSSGAVEWLFRHYCLPAVYHPDLLQIFPRDVFPRKPPSEEVGEESDPERMRNQHQEEVSEASIFPTEEPSLLQESADQSKVSPPPIEEELEEPSIVHLPSSEHRDNVFSPPDPVSEDSLLVHASGVDGEMPSSVTPTPKSQLDQNSEDMEEKRLTSRAQRLLQALKGRDPRPNAMFSLQELCQGSSRSEVAAMFFSLLVLRKQGALDLHQSAPYSEIIATPGPRFTAF; encoded by the exons ATGCAGTTCTACACACAACTGTTTACCTCCAACCGTGGGACTCTGGCCAGGATCTGGCTAGCTTGTCACTGGGAGAAGAAAATTACCAAAGCTCATGTGTTTGAATGTAACTTAGAGACGACCATCCAAGATATAATTTGCCCTCAG ATAAAGATTGGCTTGAGAACATCAGGACATCTGCTTCTTGGAGTGGTGCGAATTTATTCACGGAAAGCCAAGTATCTTCTAGCAGACTGCAGTGAAGCTGTGGTCAACATCAAAGTTGCCTTTCGGCCAG GTCAACTTGACTTGCCTGAAGATGGGAGGGAAGCCCGGTTAAGATCCATTACACTCCCAGAAGACTTCACTGACTTTGATTCTGAACTGCCTGACCcaaa GATGTTTGAGGACATAGTTGATATCTCCTTGAACCAGAGTCGCATAGAGGAGATAACACTCAGGGAAGATTTCGGGGGATTCCCTCTCATGATGGACAACTTCAGCAGCAGATCTTTAG GGGAGAGGGAGTCAGAGTTTGAGGGGTTTGGTGACGAAGGGATGGAGAACACCTTGCTTG ATTTTATGATAGAGGCCAGTAAGGATGGATTCACAGATATTTTTGACTCATATCATGAGGTCCCAATGACTCCACCTCCAACGGCCATCG ATGCGGGTTCAAATGATTTGGAGGTGCAAGTTGAACCCTGTAGTCCCCATGCACCCACTGTTGTATCTGTCGGTACAATGAACGAGACGGTTCTGGTGGAGAATGAGGCAGAGTTCTTCGCTCTTGAGCCAGTTCCAATGACAC CGACTctggagaagaagaaagggaagaagaagaggaggctgATGGTGGACGCGAGGAAGGAACTGACCAATGAAGAAATGAGGCACATGCTGCAGGAATCCGATGATCTCACAGCAGCCCTGGACCTGGCCCCGCCTACCCGACAGCTGATGGAATGGAAGAGCAGCGGAGCGGTAGAATGGCTTTTCAGACATTACTGCCTCCCGGCTGTGTACCATCCAGACCTGCTGCAG ATATTCCCTAGAGACGTGTTTCCCCGGAAACCACCGTCAGAGGAGGTGGGTGAGGAGAGTGACCCAGAGAGGATGAGGAACCAGCATCAAGAGG AAGTGAGTGAGGCGTCCATCTTCCCCACGGAGGAGCCCAGTCTGCTGCAGGAGTCTGCGGACCAGAGCAAAGTGTCGCCGCCACCAATTGAAGAGGAGCTGGAGGAACCCAGCATCGTCCACCTGCCCTCCAGTGAACATAGAGACAAC gTGTTCTCCCCACCTGATCCTGTGTCGGAGGACTCTTTGCTGGTCCATGCGTCTGGTGTGGACGGAGAAATGCCATCCTCAGTGACACCAACACCCAAAAGTCAG ttGGATCAGAACAGTGAAGACATGGAAGAGAAGAGGCTTACGAGCCGAGCTCAGAGACTCCTCCAGGCCCTCAAA GGTCGTGACCCGCGGCCCAACGCCATGTTCAGCCTGCAGGAGCTGTGTCAGGGAAGCTCCCGCTCAGAGGTGGCCGCCATGTTCTTCTCCCTGCTGGTGCTGAGGAAGCAGGGTGCCCTGGACCTGCACCAGAGCGCCCCCTACAGTGAGATCATCGCCACACCAGGGCCGCGCTTTACAGCCTTCTAG
- the fance gene encoding Fanconi anemia group E protein isoform X1: MEAKELLQRFDTRSRLLLGALLLGSAGVSKALKVFNRQRISDTDFPLRNLLERLCQGEPCLDRESQALTSKPLVCLFPVSFKWSLLCFLHLVHTILPKHCILSLIDCLSQEGNADPWTAALVGQLHRDILEGGSREILTPQCKKSVRELCDQFKGTGRSGGWSSYFAKTEICQTDTVPPSQLQKRKSGELDVDSSHEGQQRKRMKMELPNSGGGGVGLLEEAAGETEVSPADESPQDQTPADDAVASLLPPHDSSSVILPEHIKAAVSVIKELLETEMEWDQSTVATLGVLNECDPGQVDMLWGLLQLAEVPEQPLAQFCSCLLALSPDLSHSVAAALIRNLLLNKVPRERERARVSESWIVCLSEPASRLLSSAVSSVCTRYPRPMCQEVIKPVLEGDQTGTVQVELICRLIEDSLEPQYRLLVFGMTLSGSWNESILSVIHCLLETRLELTEECFTRFTNQLSSQSPSFVKSMKFAKMLLTVLTKYQSHVKGGCRHTLSCCLDANGTFLKKSLQAALKRISH, translated from the exons ATGGAAGCAAAAGAGTTATTGCAACGTTTCGATACTCGCTCGCGCTTGTTGCTGGGAGCTCTCCTCTTGGGTTCAGCTGGAGTTTCTAAAGCGTTGAAAGTGTTCAATCGTCAACGCATTTCGGATACTGATTTTCCGCTGCGTAATCTACTGGAAAGGCTGTGCCAAGGAGAACCCTGTTTAGATAGGGAGAGCCAAGCACTGACATC AAAACCTTTGGTGTGCTTGTTTCCTGTGTCATTCAAATGGAGCCTCTTGTGCTTTCTACACCTCGTACATACCATCCTACCAAAACACTGCATCCTAAGTTTGATAGACTGTTTGAGCCAAGAGGGAAATGCAGATCCATGGACTGCTGCCCTGGTTGGCCAGCTGCACCGAGACATACTAGAGGGAGGTAGCAGGGAGATTCTGACTCCACAGTGcaaaaagagtgtgagagaactTTGTGACCAATTCAAGGGCACTGGTCGAAGTGGCGGATGGTCCTCTTACTTCGCCAAAACGGAGATTTGCCAAACGGACACGGTCCCCCCAAGTCAGCTACAGAAAAGGAAAAGTGGGGAATTGGATGTGGACTCTAGCCACGAGGGAcaacagaggaagaggatgaagaTGGAACTGCCCaactctggtggtggtggtgtaggcctactggagGAGGCTGCTGGAGAGACGGAGGTGTCACCAGCAGATGAGTCTCCTCAGGACCAAACTCCTGCTGATGATGCAGTAGCATCGCTGTTGCCTCCACATGACTCCAGCTCTGTTATTTTACCAGAACACATAAAG GCTGCAGTTTCAGTAATTAAGGAACTTCTAGAGACTGAAATGGAG TGGGATCAAAGCACTGTGGCCACCCTTGGAGTGCTGAATGAATGTGACCCTGGTCAA GTGGACATGCTATGggggctgctgcagctggccgAGGTGCCAGAGCAGCCCTTAGCCCAGTTCTGCTCCTGCCTGCTGGCCCTGTCTCCAGACCTCAGCCACAGCGTGGCCGCCGCCCTCATCAGGAACCTGCTGCTCAACAAGgtccctagagagagagagagagcgagagtgagcgagagttgg attgtctgtctgtcagagcCAGCCTCCCGGTTGTTGTCGTCGGCCGTGTCATCAGTGTGCACCCGCTACCCCAGGCCCATGTGCCAGGAGGTCATCAAACCTGTTCTGGAGGGAGACCAGACAG GAACTGTTCAAGTTGAACTAATCTGCAGACTTATAGAGGATTCCCTGGAGCCCCAGTATAGACTGCTGGTCTTTGG AATGACTCTCTCTGGATCCTGGAATGAGAGTATACTCTCTGTCATCCACTGTCTTCTGGAGACAAGG TTGGAATTGACAGAGGAATGTTTCACACGGTTCACGAACCAGCTCAGCAGTCAGTCGCCAAGTTTTGTCAAGTCCATGAAGTTTGCCAAGATGCTGCTCACAGTGCTGACCAAATACCAGAGCCAT GTTAAAGGTGGCTGCAGACACACTCTATCCTGCTGCCTAGATGCTAATGGAACATTTCTGAAGAAATCCCTTCAGGCAGCACTCAAACGGATTTCCCACTAA
- the LOC125293993 gene encoding syntaphilin isoform X2 has protein sequence MSVPASRRTPTGSRRRSGVAGSSRHSHGDTSISSYSTASAKGNECIPTSRSQPVTPRRQVKHSTCIDNHGIRPPAPEQYLTPLQQKEVCIRHLRARLRENVERLQDRDVEIDELRGQLVRMQEDWIEEECHRVEAQMALKEARKEIRQLQHVVETVRTNLGTREPGGAETPHAAEPKSEGWYGARVGARPGTSRSCGCSPAHTMSRSATYTRLSTESPTSSGADRNGNVGSWDARAGVVKSKTLPRGDGRTHLLLEAALLTEQLPRCPSSMPRSSTYERLCSGETLLPVPVPHPPCCHHAVNNNCSCGAPHTYLPQHHHLFLHLPQEDAPPPPTIPPPPPPPPPQATAASPAPSQHQHPSSAPSESSEVSDRPGYRSQACSPTITWISEEGTGEEDLSLITAASGGPIPTATSAGTAADASLLLSEAAPFLSLSSPTPSSATPQPTCVDMAEQSPLDGGSSWSCCPLPPWCPHRLLRPSSPRRGHLHLRSPRCPLRRRPLRPRRCWCWRCPRRRTTCGAR, from the exons ATGTCTGTGCCTGCCAGTAGGAGGACCCCCACAGGATCGCGCAG ACGGTCGGGTGTTGCTGGCAGCTCCAGGCATTCTCATGGGGACACCTCCATCAGCAGCTACTCCACTGCTTCTGCTAAAGGCAACGAGTGTATACCCACATCACGCTCACAACCCGTTACacccag GCGTCAGGTCAAGCATTCCACATGCATCGACAACCATGGCATCCGCCCTCCGGCCCCAGAGCAGTACCTCACGCCGCTGCAGCAGAAGGAGGTGTGCATCCGACACCTGCGCGCCCGGCTTCGGGAGAATGTGGAGAGGCTGCAGGACAG GGACGTGGAGATTGACGAGCTGCGCGGCCAGCTGGTGCGTATGCAGGAGGACTGGATCGAGGAGGAGTGTCACCGCGTGGAGGCGCAGATGGCCCTGAAGGAGGCCCGCAAGGAGATCCGGCAGCTGCAGCACGTGGTGGAGACGGTGCGCACCAACCTGGGGACGCGGGAGCCGGGCGGGGCGGAGACGCCGCACGCGGCGGAGCCCAAGTCGGAGGGCTGGTACGGCGCCCGCGTGGGGGCTCGTCCGGGAACGTCGCGCTCCTGCGGCTGCTCTCCAGCGCACACCATGAGCCGCAGCGCCACCTACACGCGCCTGAGCACCGAGTCGCCGACGTCGTCGGGCGCCGATCGCAACGGGAACGTCGGCTCGTGGGATGCCAGAGCAGGGGTGGTGAAGAGCAAGACCCTTCCGCGCGGCGACGGCCGCACCCACCTGCTCTTGGAGGCGGCGCTGCTGACGGAGCAGCTCCCGCGCTGTCCCAGCAGCATGCCGCGCTCCTCCACCTACGAGCGCCTGTGCAGCGGCGAGACCCTGCTGCCTGTGCCCGTGCCACACCCGCCCTGCTGCCATCACGCTGTCAACAACAACTGCAGCTGCGGCGCCCCCCACACCTACCTGCCGCAGCACCACCACCTGTTTCTCCACCTGCCCCAGGAGGACGCCCCTCCGCCTCCCAccatacccccaccaccaccgccaccacctccTCAGGCAACGGCAGCATCGCCAGCTCCATCTCAACACCAACACCCGTCCTCAGCTCCATCAGAGAGCTCGGAGGTGAGTGACCGGCCAGGCTACCGCTCCCAGGCTTGCAGTCCCACCATCACCTGGATCTCGGAGGAGGGCACAGGTGAGGAGGACCTGAGCCTGATCACTGCCGCGTCTGGGGGACCCATCCCCACCGCCACCAGCGCCGGCACCGCCGCCGAcgcctccctcctcctctccgaaGCTGCGCCCTTCCTGTCGCTGTCCTCCCCGACTCCCTCCTCCGCCACCCCGCAGCCCACCTGCGTCGACATGGCCGAGCAGTCCCCTCTCGATGGCGGCTCCTCCTGGAGCTGTTGCCCCCTGCCTCCCTGGTGCCCACACCGACTCCTCAGACCCAGCAGCCCCAGGCGCGGGCATCTCCATCTCCGCTCGCCGAGATGCCCCCTCCGCCGGCGCCCCCTACGCCCCAGGAGGTGCTGGTGCTGGAGGTGTccgaggaggaggacgacgtGCGGAGCCCGCTGA
- the LOC125293993 gene encoding syntaphilin isoform X1 gives MSVPASRRTPTGSRSRRSGVAGSSRHSHGDTSISSYSTASAKGNECIPTSRSQPVTPRRQVKHSTCIDNHGIRPPAPEQYLTPLQQKEVCIRHLRARLRENVERLQDRDVEIDELRGQLVRMQEDWIEEECHRVEAQMALKEARKEIRQLQHVVETVRTNLGTREPGGAETPHAAEPKSEGWYGARVGARPGTSRSCGCSPAHTMSRSATYTRLSTESPTSSGADRNGNVGSWDARAGVVKSKTLPRGDGRTHLLLEAALLTEQLPRCPSSMPRSSTYERLCSGETLLPVPVPHPPCCHHAVNNNCSCGAPHTYLPQHHHLFLHLPQEDAPPPPTIPPPPPPPPPQATAASPAPSQHQHPSSAPSESSEVSDRPGYRSQACSPTITWISEEGTGEEDLSLITAASGGPIPTATSAGTAADASLLLSEAAPFLSLSSPTPSSATPQPTCVDMAEQSPLDGGSSWSCCPLPPWCPHRLLRPSSPRRGHLHLRSPRCPLRRRPLRPRRCWCWRCPRRRTTCGAR, from the exons ATGTCTGTGCCTGCCAGTAGGAGGACCCCCACAGGATCGCGCAG CAGACGGTCGGGTGTTGCTGGCAGCTCCAGGCATTCTCATGGGGACACCTCCATCAGCAGCTACTCCACTGCTTCTGCTAAAGGCAACGAGTGTATACCCACATCACGCTCACAACCCGTTACacccag GCGTCAGGTCAAGCATTCCACATGCATCGACAACCATGGCATCCGCCCTCCGGCCCCAGAGCAGTACCTCACGCCGCTGCAGCAGAAGGAGGTGTGCATCCGACACCTGCGCGCCCGGCTTCGGGAGAATGTGGAGAGGCTGCAGGACAG GGACGTGGAGATTGACGAGCTGCGCGGCCAGCTGGTGCGTATGCAGGAGGACTGGATCGAGGAGGAGTGTCACCGCGTGGAGGCGCAGATGGCCCTGAAGGAGGCCCGCAAGGAGATCCGGCAGCTGCAGCACGTGGTGGAGACGGTGCGCACCAACCTGGGGACGCGGGAGCCGGGCGGGGCGGAGACGCCGCACGCGGCGGAGCCCAAGTCGGAGGGCTGGTACGGCGCCCGCGTGGGGGCTCGTCCGGGAACGTCGCGCTCCTGCGGCTGCTCTCCAGCGCACACCATGAGCCGCAGCGCCACCTACACGCGCCTGAGCACCGAGTCGCCGACGTCGTCGGGCGCCGATCGCAACGGGAACGTCGGCTCGTGGGATGCCAGAGCAGGGGTGGTGAAGAGCAAGACCCTTCCGCGCGGCGACGGCCGCACCCACCTGCTCTTGGAGGCGGCGCTGCTGACGGAGCAGCTCCCGCGCTGTCCCAGCAGCATGCCGCGCTCCTCCACCTACGAGCGCCTGTGCAGCGGCGAGACCCTGCTGCCTGTGCCCGTGCCACACCCGCCCTGCTGCCATCACGCTGTCAACAACAACTGCAGCTGCGGCGCCCCCCACACCTACCTGCCGCAGCACCACCACCTGTTTCTCCACCTGCCCCAGGAGGACGCCCCTCCGCCTCCCAccatacccccaccaccaccgccaccacctccTCAGGCAACGGCAGCATCGCCAGCTCCATCTCAACACCAACACCCGTCCTCAGCTCCATCAGAGAGCTCGGAGGTGAGTGACCGGCCAGGCTACCGCTCCCAGGCTTGCAGTCCCACCATCACCTGGATCTCGGAGGAGGGCACAGGTGAGGAGGACCTGAGCCTGATCACTGCCGCGTCTGGGGGACCCATCCCCACCGCCACCAGCGCCGGCACCGCCGCCGAcgcctccctcctcctctccgaaGCTGCGCCCTTCCTGTCGCTGTCCTCCCCGACTCCCTCCTCCGCCACCCCGCAGCCCACCTGCGTCGACATGGCCGAGCAGTCCCCTCTCGATGGCGGCTCCTCCTGGAGCTGTTGCCCCCTGCCTCCCTGGTGCCCACACCGACTCCTCAGACCCAGCAGCCCCAGGCGCGGGCATCTCCATCTCCGCTCGCCGAGATGCCCCCTCCGCCGGCGCCCCCTACGCCCCAGGAGGTGCTGGTGCTGGAGGTGTccgaggaggaggacgacgtGCGGAGCCCGCTGA